One segment of Verrucomicrobiota bacterium DNA contains the following:
- a CDS encoding cytochrome c biogenesis protein ResB encodes MLLNRILKIFTSLRLTVVCLCLALLLVFIGTLAQVDEGLYQAQNRYFRSLLIYWTPKGSGWNIPVFPGGYLVGGVLLINLLAAHAKRFQFTKKKIGIFIIHAGIILLLLGQFATDLFQVESHMWLNEGQSKNYSDSSAVSELAVVDTSNPDYDEVVAIPESVLARKGEIHHAKLSFTLRVKNYFQNSEPRLRAPMVDTGPPQATQGIGQRLEFTESPATVKMDSRNIPAAIVEVVTAQGSLGTWVVSNWAVEEKLVQLLRANFRQRLGDQLGEQLGRLFDTPQQFTYQGRTYQMALRPVRFYKPFNIELLKFSHDLYKGTEIPKNFSSRIRLRRPDKNEDREVLIYMNNPLRYAGETFFQAGFDDVDPRVTILQVVRNPGWLTPYLSCVLVALGLIVQFMSHLIGFAKKRRTA; translated from the coding sequence ATGCTCCTTAATCGCATCCTCAAGATTTTTACGTCACTCCGGTTGACGGTTGTCTGCCTTTGCCTGGCGTTGCTGCTGGTGTTCATCGGCACGCTGGCGCAGGTGGACGAAGGATTGTATCAGGCGCAGAACCGGTATTTTCGCAGCCTGTTGATTTATTGGACGCCGAAGGGGTCGGGTTGGAACATTCCGGTCTTTCCTGGCGGTTATCTGGTGGGCGGCGTTCTGCTGATCAATCTTCTGGCAGCGCACGCCAAACGGTTTCAGTTCACGAAGAAAAAAATTGGCATCTTCATCATTCACGCCGGGATCATCCTGCTCTTGCTCGGCCAGTTTGCCACGGACTTGTTTCAAGTCGAGAGCCACATGTGGCTCAACGAAGGTCAGTCAAAAAATTATTCCGACAGCAGTGCGGTGAGCGAACTGGCCGTGGTGGACACATCGAATCCCGATTACGATGAGGTCGTGGCCATTCCCGAATCCGTTTTGGCGCGCAAAGGGGAAATTCACCACGCGAAACTGTCGTTCACGCTACGCGTGAAAAATTATTTTCAAAACTCCGAACCGCGATTGCGCGCGCCGATGGTGGACACCGGCCCGCCGCAGGCCACCCAAGGCATCGGCCAGCGCCTGGAATTCACGGAGTCGCCAGCCACGGTGAAAATGGATTCGCGGAATATTCCGGCGGCCATCGTGGAAGTGGTGACCGCGCAAGGGTCACTGGGCACCTGGGTGGTCTCCAACTGGGCGGTCGAAGAAAAGCTGGTTCAATTGTTGCGCGCCAATTTTCGCCAACGGCTTGGCGATCAATTAGGCGAGCAGCTCGGGAGGCTTTTTGACACGCCGCAACAATTCACTTACCAGGGGCGAACGTATCAGATGGCCTTGCGTCCCGTGCGTTTTTACAAACCCTTCAACATTGAACTCCTTAAATTCAGCCATGACCTCTACAAAGGCACGGAGATTCCGAAGAATTTCTCCAGCCGCATTCGCTTGCGCCGACCCGATAAAAATGAAGATCGCGAGGTGCTGATCTACATGAACAACCCATTGCGCTACGCTGGCGAAACTTTTTTTCAGGCCGGCTTCGACGACGTTGACCCGCGCGTTACGATTTTGCAGGTGGTGCGCAATCCAGGCTGGCTCACGCCCTATTTGTCCTGCGTCCTGGTGGCGCTGGGATTGATCGTTCAGTTCATGTCGCATTTGATTGGATTCGCAAAAAAACGGAGGACTGCATGA
- the ccsA gene encoding cytochrome c biogenesis protein CcsA encodes MKSLYKILPWLFVALFATEIVAVFLPKKDSEFHVREFGRLPVLLNGRIQPFDSVARNSLLQIRSTGDLPLEIVPSWKFWHHPKKLKATEWLLEVMLRPEQADERPIFLIHHPDLIGELKLGDKGLEKSGLRYYTFNEIRPVMREIGDQGDKANAVKAELQTPLQKQVVKLANAAMLYHRLKNSLQPEATDDFAKELSDFQNAIPAGIRAARASQEGKEYDKVALEKLVEPLGQFDAMARFAYPLIVPPLHPEVTRDDWKNAGAALMESAHNGEIHPAMKYFAAMATAYRHDKPADFNQAIDNYKQWLAPKFAKELNKGKSEFYYNDIKAFLHAMIIYICAFVLAVVALLTFALTPNFSESLRRSAFYLIILAGAVHTFGLVFRMVLEGRPPVTNLYSSAIFIGWGAMLLGLGLERIYRLGIGNVVASFAGFITLIIAHNLALGGDTMEMLRAVLDTNFWLATHVVVVTLGYASTFVAGLLAITYIFLGLFTPILARNVNKAEIGKILAKMVYAIVCFATLFSFVGTVLGGIWADQSWGRFWGWDPKENGALIIVLWNAAILHARWGGMVKERGLMNMAVFGNIVTSFSWFGVNMLGIGLHSYGFMDAAFKWLMLFVASQVVIILMGLLPPRYWASFRSSRGVAPKPGNLPTSPAGRKPRLSPAGR; translated from the coding sequence ATGAAAAGTTTATACAAAATATTGCCCTGGCTGTTTGTCGCTTTGTTCGCCACCGAGATCGTCGCGGTGTTCTTGCCGAAGAAAGACAGTGAATTTCATGTGCGCGAGTTTGGTCGATTGCCGGTGTTGCTGAACGGCCGCATCCAGCCGTTCGACTCGGTGGCCCGCAATTCTCTTCTGCAAATCCGCAGCACCGGGGACTTGCCGCTCGAAATCGTACCGTCGTGGAAATTCTGGCATCATCCCAAGAAACTCAAAGCCACCGAGTGGTTGCTCGAAGTGATGCTGCGTCCCGAGCAGGCGGACGAACGACCGATTTTCCTCATTCATCACCCCGACTTGATTGGCGAACTGAAGCTGGGCGACAAAGGCCTCGAGAAATCCGGCCTGCGCTATTACACCTTCAATGAGATTAGACCGGTCATGCGGGAGATTGGTGACCAGGGCGACAAGGCCAATGCCGTAAAGGCGGAACTGCAGACGCCGCTGCAAAAGCAGGTCGTGAAACTGGCCAATGCCGCCATGCTTTATCACCGCCTCAAGAACAGCCTCCAGCCGGAAGCCACGGACGATTTCGCCAAGGAGCTTTCGGATTTCCAGAACGCCATTCCCGCCGGCATCAGGGCCGCGCGCGCCAGCCAGGAAGGCAAGGAGTACGACAAGGTTGCATTGGAAAAATTGGTTGAACCGCTCGGTCAGTTTGATGCGATGGCGCGCTTCGCTTATCCGCTCATTGTTCCGCCGTTGCATCCGGAAGTCACGCGTGACGACTGGAAGAATGCGGGTGCAGCTCTGATGGAATCAGCTCACAACGGTGAAATTCATCCGGCGATGAAATACTTCGCCGCGATGGCGACCGCTTATCGCCATGACAAACCCGCTGATTTCAACCAGGCCATTGATAATTACAAGCAATGGCTCGCGCCGAAATTTGCGAAGGAGTTAAACAAAGGAAAGAGCGAGTTTTATTACAACGACATCAAGGCATTCCTTCATGCGATGATCATTTACATCTGCGCTTTTGTGCTAGCGGTCGTGGCTTTGCTCACCTTTGCGCTTACACCGAATTTTTCGGAGTCGTTGCGCCGCTCGGCATTTTATTTGATCATCCTCGCCGGTGCGGTGCACACTTTTGGCCTCGTGTTCCGGATGGTCCTCGAAGGCCGTCCGCCGGTGACCAACCTTTATTCCTCCGCAATCTTTATCGGTTGGGGTGCCATGTTGCTTGGGCTGGGCTTGGAACGCATCTATCGTCTTGGCATCGGCAACGTCGTCGCGTCATTCGCCGGATTTATCACGCTGATCATCGCGCACAATCTTGCGCTCGGTGGGGATACGATGGAAATGCTTCGCGCGGTGCTCGACACAAATTTCTGGCTGGCCACCCATGTCGTCGTAGTCACGCTTGGCTATGCATCAACCTTCGTCGCCGGCCTCTTGGCGATCACGTACATTTTCCTCGGTTTGTTCACGCCGATTCTCGCTCGGAATGTCAACAAAGCGGAGATCGGTAAGATTCTTGCCAAGATGGTCTATGCCATCGTTTGCTTCGCCACGTTGTTCAGTTTTGTCGGCACGGTTCTGGGCGGCATTTGGGCCGATCAATCGTGGGGACGTTTCTGGGGTTGGGACCCAAAGGAGAACGGCGCCCTCATCATTGTCCTGTGGAATGCCGCGATTTTGCACGCGCGCTGGGGCGGCATGGTGAAGGAACGCGGCCTGATGAACATGGCGGTCTTCGGCAACATAGTCACAAGCTTCTCCTGGTTCGGCGTAAACATGCTCGGCATCGGTTTGCATTCCTACGGCTTCATGGATGCGGCGTTCAAGTGGCTCATGCTGTTCGTCGCCAGCCAGGTGGTCATCATCCTCATGGGACTCTTGCCGCCGCGATACTGGGCAAGCTTTCGGTCGTCCCGCGGTGTCGCCCCCAAACCCGGCAATTTACCAACTTCACCTGCTGGCAGGAAACCGCGGCTTTCTCCGGCCGGGCGTTAA